A portion of the Calliphora vicina chromosome 5, idCalVici1.1, whole genome shotgun sequence genome contains these proteins:
- the LOC135959599 gene encoding protein dopey-1 homolog isoform X2, which yields MESADVLMEEKKLMAEAKYRNYMSNIDKALRNFEYSSEWADLISALGKLSKAISSNTQYQIIPRRIKISKRLAQCMHPALPSGVHLKALETYAVIFAKTGPERLATELFIYSSGLFPLLGYAAMNVRPALLGIYETYFVPLGEKLRPALSGFLSGVLPGYECGLDHFERTSSLLTQVCTAVNPTHFYTVLWECVATNASVRLPAISYLLEHFNKRTTMQEQIYVMGHNRDIMMSGLCACLNDSVILVQRNTLEFLLLGFPMHTKLLSEMDLIKLVTNGLHTILRRDMSLNRRLYSWLLGSEVMKNSPTYEAIVDITSTDGGEQTKTYFERHSRHVVIQALISTLKFSLQCSPVDLKPYRIMVSLLDKADIGSAVLDYVLCDIIRTMSLSSGNVEVIKSSNLLFATFDPAYIWSFMTTMFEKSCKKTKKVNKTESSKKSYSRSVSGDQRFQCVVGSGDPSLVEICFLTEFLLETISLEMYNETTRIYLPKVFLAITQMLTVHLENLTNDEVTASLKLCMKIVSRVQPMITPIKLMPRNAQQGYKSSDNDKADNSSTRVQPISAILGSNALEKSKSDSKLDQFANPENLNKSMTSARDEEHIRRSNSNQHMERKSPTKKKKAKSFSKLSELDKEICPDTGQLIDPRQSSSDLDTPTSIKKIKAKANRLRMSPKKARPQELSITHDKSSSSIRDSKHSYNETVDTPDYEFQDDEPKSAPLEQLSKKHTEGFIFNYQDICNQQDDLQQQEASATSTILEKCIKQYEIFFEVYLSHKVLQISTQPPKSNKCFVKVQIQNQDTLENMAESKLPNVENIFKHEQIYEDINPCRILDIDNLFETLKIHVVNRSKQLHSLLNRSLNEAQSENTDGSDNGDVEDNAYEVDELTKKRLQTILQLQLSSSLRQAIKLSVNLLVEMSTFPNCNKNITLEKNENDLPSWLKVLCIVACYTQNDKELQLSSITTLFDLISLLKSQIEHATSPGVTFVVMLPLLKFGHVHYIERHTKVFHLLASKLWDYLGEHEVDNTQVCALLYQLHNCLESGLIERIIDNRMFAKTMQQHFTAAYEASETKRNHSRKPEKVQTTALNSYNSDRATDVHMMCVAPTFLVQHSSIEKLSESESISFKKYELLWHLGRDKQQTRGFEKLQFKVLDTLGLPPYMSVRTCVTKWLQSALLRGDLSRLVKPLYKILLASNTKRISIVHLHLLQKGNEDNGNSKTSSLNGHGKNNNPTDVDSSVEADVYAVSSEYGNIRYISDSTSHHKKRSPIRTFHKKIFGVALSSKNKTSNFVSDQTASTSTSPNIGGIDVAAPPTTPIGVIVNPLENSLDFDDDQEPETLQVKEKLNINETQMEDDDPDDLDEDENDEAAFDQDYTDESDSSIFDSESEQRETSIEKDDSITQTYEYENKSDLKRYVGHTESVTELLSQHERIKNRKTYHLTREKTPGETSLTSTTTDEHGPLSLELDQDEENAHPADEYFDTKSEERQVECFVEDLIEQVRDTAVTKRKKKLKNRIKKLKSNKSPLGQKEKMDSKRMSCISKISTDSNNSFTTGEIAKESAEDEEDSTSKFINIEEKRKTLNLETTVKSHNKEWELTPETIEKSKQNLEILRQSASSQLTKQDVSSKRSSTKSCTSFEGSMTKRYQNEKLLPLYQNHMLIYMNVYDTKQTLYAFHTLRNIISCDTRTFLCLSITTSLSSGSLKQLLTRHRKCIAGKGFAGSITTSEFAQSYRGCMHLEVLLLLCLFYARGFFHVDSHDSASEPPTRADVMGNCRVQLESVELLTLICAELIEIVKGMGKGLACYLADLMARCKLQKVILHCLNSSVNTYGQHYLGSTMAEQIINFNNPQDDNLHAEAFQIQLLRLLMVVIKLEYEVILLKNDTSGTNTNEPTDSGSISPTRLTSGEPSLSSVKYLPNCVISQQPMFLSAILSALQDERLQPVHHNWTDLVTSSLNCFNFGSLTNIVISVVHQLCNNIDHLTKMNLKDQVGLPPDYVISQLEAITVLCHYCLLDNTQQTTLSQLFNQAYPQTSAIASQNSNTGQLFNSIVHSLLPGGGTSISSTTSQADVQAPKNQQLMAARNAVLSHLPRIVSSVAAIWDSDLGQIRQIKQQLMEFLSPISLHHGANFLAAIAVTWQERGELHRKKCAHEYKNLTIPQQYQRNSMPQACAEQLSLVSLVSSIRVMPMDSFVQTLHQVVKSPPPIHRPPSNLKIEVSALELFYFYMKSAPAPQLGDSWTSLLALLKDGLSLTPSAQFTILMLLNEFVQRCPQMPFQDKKDIRDLHDVTSRLVDSLSNVAGSCLEQTTWLRRNLAVKEDIAPMVTDGDTTSNSSAGGTGVIQKYSVQAQSVLAAILANLLDVAYGSQEKDKVVSIITTLLYNITPYLKNHTTRNIPSFYACSSLLASLSGYQYTRKAWRKDMMDLLLDTSFFQMDITCLPFWKQIMDSLMTYDNTTFRELMSRVSLTQTGSLNIFTSREQEYEQRSMLLKRLAFVIFCSEFDQYHKYMPEIQEQLANSLRLLSNVPSVQAAVFLCFRVLLLRMSPDHVTSLWPIIIAEMVQVFLSLEQELKGDGEDVSRMVSGMDASWSSSATNNGMSTQSQVYYWRSVQLEASKLLEMGCVLPATLLPHFQMYRWAFVGTEFDVTDKGPIPNGVVNEESIGMSALYVPHIRRIARLMDMKYAVHSPTLNFKRGKHLMLTCQQINSLQDLYAFFSTLSVACPNPHNHADIDSEVSNCLQEIEDILSKDFLERMPTSTTPR from the exons ATGGAGTCGGCTGATGTTTTAATGGAAGAGAAAAAACTTATGGCTGAAGCCAAATACCGAAATTACATGTCTAATATAGATAAAGCCTtgagaaattttgaatattccTCAGAATGGGCAGATCTTATATCGGCACTGGGTAAACTTAGTAAG GCTATTTCCAGTAACACGCAGTACCAAATAATACCAAGACGTATTAAAATATCCAAACGTTTAGCGCAATGTATGCATCCCGCATTGCCCTCGGGCGTGCATCTGAAAGCTTTGGAAACTTATGCTGTAATATTTGCAAAAACAGGTCCAGAAAGACTGGCTACCGAATTATTTATATACAG CTCGGGTTTATTTCCGTTACTCGGTTATGCTGCCATGAATGTCCGCCCGGCTCTTTTGGGCAtctatgaaacatattttgtgCCCTTAGGCGAAAAACTTCGACCGGCTTTAAGTGGTTTTTTGAGTGGCGTCTTACCTGGATATGAGTGTGGCTTAGATCATTTTGAACGTACCAGTTCACTACTGACACAAGTGTGCACTGCCGTAAACccaacacatttttataccgtCCTTTGGGAGTGTGTCGCTACTAATGCATCGGTACGACTACCAGCCATTTCTTATCTCCTGGAGCATTTCAATAAACGTACAACAATGCAAGAACAAATTTATGTTATGGGTCATAATCGTGATATAATGATGTCGGGATTATGTGCCTGTCTAAATGACAGTGTCATCCTGGTTCAAAGGAACACCTTAGAATTTCTATTGCTTGGATTTCCCATGCACACAAAACTATTGTCCGAAATGGACTTGATAAAGCTGGTGACGAATGGCTTACACACGATCTTAAGACGTGACATGTCATTGAATAGACGCTTGTATTCATGGCTATTGGGTTCGGAAGTAATGAAAAATTCACCCACCTATGAGGCAATTGTTGACATAACCAGCACAGATGGTGGTGAACAGACGAAAACTTATTTCGAACGACATTCGAGACATGTTGTCATACAAGCATTAATTTCTACCTTGAAGTTTAGTTTACAATGTTCCCCCGTCGATTTAAAGCCATATCGCATAATGGTTTCCCTCTTGGATAAAGCCGACATAGGTAGTGCAGTTTTGGATTATGTGTTATGCGACATAATTCGCACCATGTCTTTATCGAGCGGAAATGTTGAAGTAATAAAATCTTCAAATTTGCTCTTTGCCACCTTTGATCCTGCATATATATGGAGTTTTATGACAACAATGTTtgaaaaatcgtgtaaaaag acCAAAAAGGTAAATAAAACCGAGTCGTCCAAAAAGTCGTACAGTCGCTCGGTTAGTGGCGATCAACGTTTTCAATGTGTTGTGGGCTCGGGCGATCCAAGCCTGGTGGAGATTTGCTTTCTTACGGAATTTCTTTTAGAAACAATTTCTCTGGAAATGTACAATGAAACGACACGCATCTATTTGCCCAAAGTATTTTTGGCCATAACACAAATGTTGACCGTGCATCTGGAAAATCTAACCAACGATGAGGTAACGGCTTCTCTAAAACTCTGTATGAAAATTGTTTCCAGAGTACAACCTATGATAAC TCCCATTAAACTAATGCCTCGCAATGCTCAACAAGGCTATAAATCTAGTGACAACGATAAAGCTGACAATAGCTCGACCAGAGTGCAACCAATATCGGCAATATTGGGGTCAAATGCTTTGGAAAAAAGTAAATCAGATTCAAAGCTGGATCAATTTGCCAATCCGGAGAATTTAAACAAGTCAATGACATCAGCTCGCGATGAAGAGCACATAAGAAGGTCGAATTCGAATCAACACATGGAACGTAAAAGTCctactaaaaagaaaaaagccAAGTCGTTTTCAAAACTATCCGAATTAGACAAGGAG ATATGTCCAGATACTGGCCAGCTAATTGATCCACGCCAATCTTCTTCAGATTTAGACACTCCTActagcattaaaaaaataaaagctaaagcCAATCGTTTACGTATGAGTCCCAAGAAAGCGAGGCCTCAAGAACTTTCGATTACTCACGACAAGTCATCCTCATCCATTAGGGATTCCAAGCATTCCTATAATGAGACCGTCGATACGCCAGACTATGAATTTCAAGATGACGAACCCAAAAGTGCCCCTTTGGAACAATTATCGAAAAAGCACACAGAAGGTTTCATTTTCAACTATCAAGACATTTGCAATCAACAGGACGATTTACAGCAACAGGAAGCCTCAGCAACATCCACCATACTTGAGAAGTGTATAaaacaatatgaaatatttttcgaaGTTTACTTGAGCCATAAAGTTCTACAAATCTCTACGCAGCCACCAAAATCAAACAAATGCTTCGTCAAGGTGCAAATACAGAATCAAGATACTTTGGAAAATATGGCTGAAAGTAAACTCCCCAATGTTGAGAACATATTCAAGCATGAACAGATCTACGAGGATATAAATCCATGTCGCATTCTAGACATTGATAATCTATTTGAAACTCTCAAGATACATGTGGTAAACAGATCCAAACAGTTGCACTCTTTGCTCAATCGTTCCCTGAATGAAGCACAAAGTGAAAACACCGATGGCAGTGATAATGGAGATGTTGAAGATAATGCTTACGAAGTTGATGAGTTGACTAAAAAGAGACTACAGACAATACTACAGTTGCAGCTGTCGTCATCACTGAGACAAGCTATCAAATTATCAGTTAATTTGTTGGTGGAAATGTCAACATTTccaaattgcaataaaaatataacactgGAAAAGAATG aaaatgattTACCCAGTTGGTTGAAGGTTCTATGCATTGTGGCCTGTTATACACAAAACGACAAAGAACTACAACTTTCTTCTATTACAACACTCTTTGATCTAATAAG cTTATTAAAATCGCAAATCGAACATGCCACAAGTCCCGGTGTTACATTTGTAGTTATGCTTCCTCTACTCAAATTTGGTCATGTTCACTATATTGAGCGTCACactaaagtttttcatttactaGCCTCCAAGTTGTGGGACTATTTAGGTGAACACGAAGTCGATAACACCCAAGTATGTGCTTTACTCTATCAACTACATAATTGCTTAGAAAGTGGCTTGATTGAGCGCATCATTGACAATCGTATGTTTGCCAAGACAATGCAACAACATTTCACAGCTGCCTATGAAGCGTCGGAAACTAAACGTAATCATAGTCGCAAGCCGGAAAAGGTACAAACAACAGCTCTTAATTCATACAACAGTGACAGAGCCACCGATGTACATATGATGTGTGTAGCACCCACATTTCTGGTGCAGCATTCATCTATTGAGAAGTTGAGCGAGAGCGAATCAATAAGTTTCAAAAAGTATGAACTGCTGTGGCATTTAGGACGCGATAAACAACAAACGAGAGGTTTCGAAAAACTACAATTTAAAGTATTAGACACGTTGGGCTTGCCGCCGTATATGTCGGTGCGAACATGCGTTACCAAATGGCTGCAATCGGCTCTATTAAGAGGCGACCTTTCGCGTTTGGTTAAAcctctttataaaattttattagctTCCAACACAAAACGTATTAGCATTGTCCATTTACATCTCCTGCAAAAGGGCAACGAAGATAATGGAAACTCAAAAACATCCTCGTTAAATGGCCATGGCAAAAATAACAATCCAACCGACGTCGACAGCTCCGTCGAGGCAGATGTTTACGCGGTTAGTTCGGAATATGGCAATATACGTTATATATCCGATTCGACCAGCCACCACAAGAAGCGTAGTCCCATACGTACTTTCCACAAGAAAATATTCGGTGTTGCTTTGAGCAGTAAAAATAAGACATCAAATTTTGTCAGTGATCAAACAGCATCCACCTCAACATCCCCCAATATCGGTGGCATAGATGTGGCCGCACCGCCGACTACACCTATTGGAGTAATTGTAAATCCTTTGGAGAATTCATTGGACTTTGATGATGATCAAGAACCGGAAACACTACAGGTAAAggagaaattaaatattaatgag ACTCAAATGGAAGATGATGATCCCGATGACTTAGACGAAGATGAAAATGATGAAGCAGCATTTGACCAAGACTACACCGATGAATCGGACAGCAGTATTTTTGACTCAGAGTCAGAACAACGAGAAACCAGCATTGAAAAAGACGATTCTATAACACAGACGTACGAATACGAAAATAAATCGGATCTAAAGCGTTACGTAGGACACACTGAAAGTGTAACGGAGCTCTTGTCGCAACACGAACGTATTAAAAATCGTAAAACTTACCATTTGACTAGGGAGAAAACACCCGGCGAGACAAGTTTAACCTCTACTACCACCGACGAACATGGTCCGCTCTCCTTAGAATTGGACCAGGATGAGGAAAATGCCCATCCAGctgatgaatatttcgataCCAAGTCCGAAGAACGCCAAGTGGAGTGTTTTGTTGAGGATCTTATAGAGCAAGTACGTGATACAGCCGTAACTAAACGAAAAAAGAAACTAAAGAATcgtattaaaaaactgaaatcgaATAAATCGCCATTGGGCCAAAAGGAGAAAATGGATAGCAAGCGTATGAGTTGTATATCGAAAATATCCACTGACAGTAATAACAGTTTTACTACTGGAGAAATAGCAAAAGAGAGCGCCGAAGATGAGGAAGATTCTACTTCGAAATTCATTAATATCGAAGAGAAGAGGAAAACGTTAAATTTGGAAACTACTGTAAAATCGCACAATAAAGAATGGGAATTGACACCTGAAACGATAGAGAAAAGCAAGCAAAATCTTGAAATTCTCCGACAATCGGCCTCTTCGCAACTGACCAAGCAAGATGTGTCCAGTAAGAGATCATCCACAAAAAGTTGCACCTCATTTGAGGGTTCCATGACAAAACGTTACCAGAATGAAAAGCTACTGCCCTTGTACCAAAATCATATGCTAATTTATATGAATGTCTACGATACGAAGCAAACACTGTATGCCTTTCATACTTTAAGGAATATAATATCCTGTGATACCCGTACTTTTCTGTGTCTTTCTATCACCACTTCCCTATCAAGTGGCTCTTTGAAGCAACTGCTGACAAGACATCGCAAGTGTATAGCGGGAAAAGGTTTCGCGGGCAGCATTACAACATCAGAATTTGCTCAGAGCTACAGAGGTTGCATGCACTTGGAGGTTTTGTTACTTTTGTGCCTATTTTATGCCCGAGGCTTTTTCCACGTCGACTCGCATGATTCGGCTAGTGAGCCACCTACCAGAGCTGATGTTATGGGCAATTGTCGTGTTCAGCTGGAAAGTGTTGAGTTGTTGACACTCATCTGTGCCGAGCTAATTGAAATAGTCAAAGGCATGGGCAAAGGTTTGGCCTGTTACTTGGCAGACCTAATGGCGAGAtgtaaattacaaaaagtcattttacattgtttaaattCATCGGTGAACACGTATGGCCAACACTATCTTGGCTCAACTATGGCCGAGCAGataattaactttaataatCCACAGGATGATAATTTACATGCTGAGGCATTTCAAATTCAATTATTGAGACTTTTAATGGTGGTCATTAAACTGGAGTACGAGGTCATACTGTTGAAAAACGACACCAGTGGAACGAACACCAATGAACCTACAGATTCGGGGAGTATTTCTCCAACTCGTTTAACATCGGGCGAACCTTCCTTGAGTTCTGTGAAATATTTACCCAATTGTGTCATTAGTCAACAACCCATGTTTCTGTCTGCCATTTTAAGCGCCTTACAAGATGAGCGTTTGCAGCCAGTACATCATAACTGGACCGATTTGGTGACGTCCTCCTTAAATTGTTTCAACTTTGGCTCTTTAACAAACATTGTCATCAGTGTGGTGCATCAATTGTGCAATAATATCGACCATCTGACAAAAATGAATCTGAAAGATCAAGTGGGTTTGCCACCCGACTATGTCATTTCACAACTGGAAGCCATTACAGTACTCTGTCACTACTGTCTGCTAGACAATACCCAGCAGACAACACTCTCGCAACTGTTCAATCAGGCTTATCCACAAACAAGCGCGATAGCTTCACAAAATTCCAATACAGGACAATTATTCAACAGCATTGTCCATTCCCTCTTACCTGGGGGAGGAACATCGATTAGTTCAACCACTAGTCAGGCAGATGTGCAGGCACCCAAAAATCAGCAACTAATGGCAGCCAGAAATGCAGTACTCTCTCATTTACCACGTATAGTATCCAGTGTAGCTGCCATATGGGATAGTGATTTGGGCCAAATTAGACAGATAAAACAACAATTGATGGAATTCCTATCGCCAATATCTTTACATCATGGCGCCAACTTTTTAGCAGCCATAGCAGTTACTTGGCAAGAGCGAGGTGAACTACATCGCAAGAAATGTGCCCACGAATACAAAAATCTTACAATACCTCAGCAATATCAAAGGAATTCCATGCCTCAGGCTTGTGCCGAACAACTTAGTCTGGTTTCATTGGTTTCCAGTATACGAGTTATGCCCATGGACTCGTTTGTGCAAACACTACATCAAGTGGTGAAATCTCCGCCACCTATTCACAGACCACCctcaaatttgaaaatagaagtCTCTGCACTAGAGCTgttctatttttatatgaaatctgCACCAGCTCCTCAGCTGGGAGACTCTTGGACCTCTTTATTAGCTCTCTTAAAGGATGGTTTGTCTCTAACGCCGTCAGCACAATTCACAATTCTAATGTTGCTGAATGAATTCGTCCAGCGTTGTCCTCAAATGCCATTCCAGGATAAGAAAGATATACGCGACTTGCACGACGTCACTTCACGTCTGGTTGACTCTCTCTCTAATGTGGCTGGGTCTTGTTTGGAGCAAACAACCTGGCTAAGGCGTAATTTAGCCGTCAAGGAAGACATCGCACCAATGGTAACTGACGGCGACACAACGTCAAATTCGAGTGCTGGCGGTACTGGTGTCATCCAAAAATATTCCGTACAAGCTCAAAGTGTCTTAGCTGCCATACTCGCCAATCTTCTGGATGTAGCCTACGGTTCTCAAGAAAAGGACAAAGTGGTCTCGATTATAACTACACTCCTCTACAATATAACACCATACTTGAAGAATCATACCACTCGCAATATACCTTCGTTTTACGCATGCTCCAGTCTGTTGGCTTCCTTGAGTGGCTACCAGTATACGCGCAAGGCTTGGCGCAAAGACATGATGGATTTGCTCTTGGACACATCATTCTTTCAAATGGACATTACATGCTTGCCATTTTGGAAACAGATCATGGACAGTTTGATGACCTACGACAATACGACGTTCCGTGAATTGATGAGTCGTGTATCACTAACACAAACTGGCAGCTTAAATATATTCACCTCCAGGGAACAAGAGTACGAACAACGTTCTATGCTACTGAAACGTTTGGCATTTGTAATATTTTGCAGTGAATTTGATCAGTATCACAAGTACATGCCAGAAATTCAAG aACAATTAGCCAACAGCTTACGTTTGCTGTCCAACGTGCCCTCTGTGCAAGCAGCAGTGTTCTTATGCTTCCGCGTTCTATTGCTGCGCATGTCACCCGATCACGTGACCTCCTTATGGCCTATAATTATTGCTGAAATGGTGCAAGTATTCTTGTCCCTCGAACAGGAACTTAAAGGTGACGGTGAAGATGTCag TCGCATGGTTTCCGGTATGGATGCGTCGTGGTCTTCTTCAGCTACAAACAATGGGATGTCGACACAAAGCCAAGTTTATTATTGGCGTTCTGTTCAACTGGAGGCATCGAAACTCCTGGAAATGGGCTGTGTGCTGCCAGCAACACTTTTGCCACACTTTCAAATGTATCGTTGGGCGTTCGTGGGTACGGAGTTTGATGTGACCGATAAAGGTCCAATACCGAATGGTGTAGTGAATGAGGAAAGCATTGGCATGTCCGCGCTCTATGTGCCTCACATTAGACGTATAGCCAGACTAATGGATATGAAGTATGCTGTACATTCACCG ACGCTAAACTTTAAGCGGGGCAAACATTTAATGCTTACTTGCCAGCAGATAAACTCATTACAAGATCTGTACGCTTTCTTTTCTACCCTGAGTGTAGCCTGTCCCAATCCTCATAATCACGCAGACATTGACTCTGAGGTCAGCAATTGTTTGCAAGAAATTGAGGATATTCTGTCCAAAGATTTTTTGGAGAGAATGCCCACTAGTACTACACCCAGGTGA